Proteins found in one Herbiconiux sp. A18JL235 genomic segment:
- a CDS encoding carboxylesterase/lipase family protein, translating to MVLTNADPLVASTASGAVRGQLLNGVRSWRGIPYGAPPTGPLRFRAPQPPAPWDGVRDALHFGNAAPQHENKAVALPAGVTQSEDCLYLNVTAPETAGTGAGTGDLKPVMVWIHGGAYVAGSNAQPLFDGTHLVANGDVVFVALNYRLGALGFLDFSSFSTPELTFETNLGLRDILAGLAWVQQNIAAFGGDPGDVTLFGESAGGGCVTTLLTSPAAAGLFHRAIAESSPATSVYGPERAARVAARFLEFAGAHPDASGAEGRHDDEEGPRTITPDELLTLPAEVLSQAAFELVAAVSADTPGTLAIGPVVDGDIVPVHPIEAYEAGSQLALPLIIGTNRDEASLFRLMKSPLMPITQTSVHAMFEQIALERPELDVAALEPRIEGAYPHFPHHRTPSEVSRDAGFRMPSIWLAAAHSHVAPTRMYRFDHSTPALRLLGIGATHGAEIAYVFGNFEITKKDFSFRLGGRDAAHCLSAVIQHRWLAFAAGRDAVGPGGEPWPLYDETTRSTLVFDHGETVVDDPDAAIRTAWGDTVVSFG from the coding sequence ATGGTTCTCACGAATGCCGATCCGCTCGTCGCCTCGACCGCGTCGGGCGCGGTGCGCGGGCAGCTGCTGAACGGCGTGCGGAGCTGGCGGGGAATCCCCTACGGGGCCCCGCCCACGGGCCCGCTGCGCTTCCGTGCACCTCAGCCGCCCGCGCCGTGGGACGGGGTGCGCGACGCTCTGCACTTCGGCAACGCGGCACCCCAGCACGAGAACAAGGCGGTCGCGCTGCCCGCGGGCGTCACCCAGTCGGAGGACTGCCTCTACCTCAACGTCACGGCACCCGAGACGGCCGGCACCGGTGCCGGCACCGGCGATCTCAAACCCGTCATGGTCTGGATCCACGGCGGCGCCTACGTCGCCGGCTCGAACGCCCAGCCGCTGTTCGACGGCACCCACCTCGTCGCGAACGGCGACGTCGTCTTCGTCGCCCTCAACTACCGCCTCGGCGCCCTCGGGTTCCTCGACTTCTCCTCGTTCTCAACCCCCGAGCTGACCTTCGAGACCAACCTCGGCCTCCGCGACATCCTCGCCGGTCTCGCCTGGGTGCAACAGAACATCGCGGCCTTCGGCGGCGACCCGGGCGACGTCACCCTCTTCGGCGAATCGGCGGGCGGCGGATGCGTCACCACCCTCCTCACCTCGCCGGCCGCGGCCGGCTTGTTCCATCGGGCCATCGCCGAGAGCTCCCCCGCCACCAGCGTGTACGGGCCGGAGCGGGCGGCACGCGTCGCCGCACGCTTCCTCGAGTTCGCGGGCGCGCATCCCGATGCGAGCGGTGCCGAGGGGCGACACGACGACGAAGAGGGCCCGCGCACCATCACCCCCGACGAGCTCCTCACCCTTCCGGCCGAGGTGCTGAGCCAAGCGGCGTTCGAGCTCGTCGCCGCCGTGTCGGCCGACACCCCGGGCACCCTCGCCATCGGGCCGGTGGTCGACGGCGACATCGTTCCCGTGCACCCGATCGAGGCGTACGAGGCCGGCAGCCAACTGGCGCTCCCCCTCATCATCGGCACGAACCGCGACGAGGCGTCGCTGTTCCGCCTCATGAAGTCGCCGCTCATGCCCATCACGCAGACCTCGGTGCACGCCATGTTCGAACAGATCGCGCTCGAGCGGCCCGAGCTCGACGTGGCGGCACTCGAACCGCGCATCGAGGGCGCGTACCCGCACTTCCCGCATCACCGCACGCCGTCGGAGGTGTCGCGCGACGCCGGCTTCCGCATGCCCTCGATCTGGCTCGCCGCCGCCCACAGTCACGTCGCCCCCACCCGCATGTACCGCTTCGACCACTCGACCCCCGCCCTACGGCTGCTCGGCATCGGAGCCACCCACGGCGCCGAGATCGCCTACGTCTTCGGCAACTTCGAGATCACGAAGAAAGACTTCAGCTTCAGGCTCGGTGGGCGCGATGCGGCCCATTGCCTGAGCGCCGTCATCCAGCACCGCTGGCTGGCGTTCGCCGCCGGTCGCGACGCCGTCGGTCCGGGCGGAGAACCCTGGCCGCTCTATGACGAGACGACCCGCAGCACCCTCGTCTTCGACCACGGGGAGACCGTCGTCGACGACCCGGATGCAGCGATCCGCACCGCCTGGGGTGACACGGTCGTGTCGTTCGGGTGA
- a CDS encoding HAD-IIB family hydrolase, producing the protein MTTNVRLVAFDLDDTLAPSKAPLDPRMAELLVRLLDAVPVCVISGGQFGQFQSQLVANLPEAAGQNLERLHLMPTCGTQYYRYDNGDWAQVYAENLTEQQKTDAQTALVDSAKKLGLWEEQTWGPILEDRGSQITYSALGQQAPIPAKAAWDPTGAKKEALRAAVAELLPELEVRSGGSTSVDITRKGIDKAYGINRLAELTGIPAEEMLFVGDRLDEGGNDYPVIVTGIATHAVEGWEDTATFIEGFLATRA; encoded by the coding sequence GTGACGACGAACGTGCGCCTTGTCGCTTTCGATCTCGACGACACCCTCGCGCCCTCGAAGGCCCCCCTCGACCCGCGCATGGCCGAGCTGCTGGTGAGGCTGCTCGACGCGGTGCCGGTGTGCGTGATCTCGGGCGGGCAGTTCGGGCAGTTCCAGTCGCAGCTGGTCGCGAACCTTCCCGAGGCGGCCGGGCAGAACCTCGAGCGCCTTCACCTCATGCCCACCTGCGGCACCCAGTACTACCGGTACGACAACGGTGACTGGGCGCAGGTGTACGCCGAGAACCTCACCGAGCAGCAGAAGACGGATGCGCAGACCGCGCTGGTCGACTCGGCCAAGAAGCTCGGGCTGTGGGAGGAGCAGACGTGGGGGCCCATCCTCGAAGACCGCGGCTCGCAGATCACCTACTCCGCACTCGGACAGCAGGCGCCCATCCCGGCGAAGGCCGCATGGGACCCGACGGGCGCGAAGAAGGAAGCCCTCCGCGCCGCCGTCGCGGAGCTGCTCCCCGAGCTCGAGGTGCGGTCGGGCGGGTCGACGTCGGTCGACATCACCCGCAAGGGGATCGACAAGGCCTACGGCATCAACCGGCTCGCCGAGCTCACCGGCATCCCGGCGGAGGAGATGCTGTTCGTCGGCGACCGCCTCGACGAGGGCGGCAACGACTACCCCGTCATCGTGACCGGCATCGCCACCCACGCCGTCGAGGGCTGGGAAGACACCGCCACCTTCATCGAAGGCTTCCTCGCCACCCGCGCCTGA
- a CDS encoding methyltransferase → MDHVQHLIDLLRDDLTAGRYRVDLVDGLWGDAAAAALFRGQTEPAVRALDAGRASGTPSTPVESFARLFLLGQALPIGEVAAAFPRLRVAGAEELGLVVPAGGDAGRMRAALDLRPYSFVDTLGAGSWWVVSDLGEAVLGRALDKDHVLGIGGASTTLSGLMIPTPVDSVLDLGTGCGIQAMHASRHARRVVATDISQRALDIARLNARLNGIESIEFRHGSLFEPVAGERFDRIVSNPPFVITPRVDGVPLYEYRDGGLVGDALVERVVREAADHLTPGGIAQLLGNWEYRAAPPGSEEGGSDGLERVRSWVESGGAELDAWVVERERQDAPSYAETWIRDGGTRPGTPEFAALYGAWLDDFDARGVREVGFGYVLLRRPAEGARATASAAPTPAMARYERVAEAVGSNPAGLGAHLEACLAGHDWQAHRDDDALLASTLVYASDVTEERHYWPGHDDPVVMTLRQGGGFARTAPLDTALAAFVGACDGDLSVRALCAALAEVLGVDESLLVADLLPAVRALVSDAFLLPAG, encoded by the coding sequence ATGGACCACGTGCAGCACCTCATCGATCTCCTCCGCGACGACCTCACCGCCGGCCGGTACCGCGTCGACCTGGTCGACGGCCTCTGGGGCGACGCCGCGGCGGCGGCACTGTTCCGGGGTCAGACCGAGCCGGCGGTGCGGGCGCTCGACGCGGGGCGCGCATCCGGAACCCCGTCGACGCCGGTCGAGAGCTTCGCGCGGTTGTTCCTGCTCGGGCAGGCGCTGCCGATCGGCGAAGTGGCGGCGGCGTTTCCGCGACTCAGGGTGGCCGGGGCTGAAGAGCTCGGGCTGGTCGTGCCCGCAGGCGGCGATGCTGGCCGGATGCGCGCTGCACTCGACCTGCGACCCTACAGTTTTGTCGACACGCTGGGGGCCGGCAGCTGGTGGGTGGTGTCCGACCTCGGTGAAGCCGTGCTCGGGCGCGCGCTCGACAAAGACCATGTGCTCGGCATCGGCGGGGCGTCGACGACCCTCTCCGGGCTCATGATCCCGACGCCGGTCGACTCGGTGCTCGACCTCGGAACGGGCTGCGGCATCCAGGCCATGCACGCCTCGCGGCACGCGCGACGCGTGGTGGCGACCGACATCTCGCAGCGGGCGCTCGACATCGCGCGGCTGAACGCGCGGCTGAACGGCATCGAGAGCATCGAGTTCCGGCATGGCAGCCTGTTCGAGCCCGTCGCCGGCGAGCGTTTCGACCGCATCGTCTCGAACCCGCCTTTCGTCATCACCCCGCGGGTCGACGGCGTGCCCCTGTACGAGTACCGCGACGGCGGGCTCGTCGGAGACGCGCTCGTCGAGAGGGTCGTGCGCGAGGCCGCCGATCACCTGACGCCAGGGGGCATCGCGCAGCTGCTCGGCAACTGGGAGTACCGGGCCGCGCCGCCGGGCTCCGAGGAGGGCGGGAGCGACGGGCTCGAACGGGTGCGCTCGTGGGTGGAGTCGGGTGGTGCCGAGCTCGACGCCTGGGTCGTCGAGCGCGAGCGGCAGGATGCACCCAGCTATGCCGAGACGTGGATCCGCGACGGCGGCACCCGGCCGGGCACACCCGAGTTCGCCGCCCTCTACGGCGCCTGGCTCGACGACTTCGACGCCCGCGGCGTGCGCGAGGTCGGCTTCGGGTACGTCCTCCTGCGGCGTCCGGCGGAGGGCGCTCGAGCGACCGCATCGGCTGCGCCCACCCCCGCGATGGCGCGCTACGAGCGCGTGGCCGAGGCGGTCGGCTCGAACCCGGCGGGGCTCGGGGCGCACCTCGAGGCGTGCCTCGCCGGACACGACTGGCAGGCGCACCGCGACGACGACGCGCTCCTCGCGTCGACCCTGGTCTACGCCTCCGACGTCACGGAGGAGCGGCACTACTGGCCCGGCCACGACGACCCCGTCGTCATGACCCTCCGCCAGGGCGGCGGCTTCGCCCGCACCGCGCCCCTCGACACGGCGCTCGCCGCCTTCGTCGGCGCCTGCGACGGCGACCTCAGCGTGCGCGCCCTCTGCGCCGCCCTAGCCGAGGTGCTCGGTGTCGACGAGTCCCTCCTCGTCGCCGACCTCCTCCCCGCCGTGCGCGCCCTCGTCTCCGACGCCTTCCTCCTCCCGGCCGGGTAG
- a CDS encoding AMP-binding protein, translated as MLDGEEGDSDEAMNDYANRPWLTSYSPKLAPTIDEVPFSSLGELVDATCSRFATKPAYSNLGAVLSFADVKRLSDQFAAYLVGDLGLAKGDRIVLQMPNLLQYPIAVYGALKAGLVVVNANPLYTAHEMKKVFVDSGAVAIVVLENFADKLASVVAETSIRHVILTEVGDLLPGLKRVVTNFVVKRVRHMVPAHDLPGGSAVSVTRWRDALASGARLGGVRRATASTTAGGPGVRLPAVGLEDTALLQYTGGTTGGTKAAIITHHNLLANQAQMLAPMKLRLHEGEETVIAALPLYHIFSLTVNALAFFAYGSHNVLITNPRDTDDLVKTLAKTKPSVLILVSSLAGALMENPGFRALDHSGVKLAVAGGMAVRSATAQQWREVTGGDMLEGYGLTEASPVVSVNPTWETPRVGTIGLPLPSTDIEIRDEEGAVVPLGEPGELCVRGPQVMSGYWNQPEPSAAVLRDGWLLTGDVATMAPDGFLTIVDRKKDMVVVSGFNVYPSEVEEVAMLHPKVKDAGVIGVDDDRSGETIVLFVVPSDPSLTEGELRAYLKGELAGYKRPTRILFRDELPKSNVGKVLRRELRDLLDDDTKDDDTK; from the coding sequence GTGCTCGACGGAGAAGAAGGCGACAGCGACGAGGCGATGAACGACTACGCGAACAGGCCCTGGCTCACCAGCTACTCTCCGAAGCTGGCTCCGACGATCGACGAGGTGCCGTTCTCCTCGCTCGGTGAGCTCGTCGACGCGACCTGCTCGCGCTTCGCCACCAAGCCCGCCTACTCCAACCTCGGCGCGGTGCTGAGCTTCGCCGACGTGAAGCGCCTCTCCGATCAGTTCGCCGCCTACCTGGTGGGCGACCTCGGCCTCGCCAAGGGCGATCGCATCGTGCTGCAGATGCCGAACCTGCTGCAGTACCCGATCGCCGTCTACGGAGCCCTCAAGGCAGGGCTCGTCGTCGTGAACGCGAACCCGCTCTACACCGCCCACGAGATGAAGAAGGTCTTCGTCGACTCGGGTGCCGTCGCCATCGTCGTGCTCGAGAACTTCGCCGACAAGCTGGCGAGCGTGGTGGCCGAGACGAGCATCCGGCACGTCATCCTCACCGAGGTGGGAGACCTCCTGCCCGGGCTCAAGCGCGTGGTGACCAACTTCGTCGTGAAGCGGGTGCGGCACATGGTGCCGGCGCACGACCTCCCGGGCGGTTCTGCGGTCTCCGTCACCCGATGGCGGGATGCGCTGGCGAGCGGCGCGAGGCTCGGTGGCGTTCGCCGGGCGACAGCGTCGACCACGGCCGGCGGCCCCGGGGTGAGGCTGCCCGCGGTGGGCCTGGAGGACACCGCTCTGCTGCAGTACACCGGTGGTACGACAGGCGGCACGAAGGCCGCGATCATCACCCACCACAACCTGCTCGCCAATCAGGCGCAGATGCTCGCGCCGATGAAGCTGCGACTGCACGAGGGGGAGGAGACGGTCATCGCGGCCCTGCCGCTGTACCACATCTTCAGTCTCACGGTGAATGCGCTGGCCTTCTTCGCCTACGGCTCGCACAACGTGCTCATCACGAACCCGCGCGACACCGACGACCTGGTGAAGACCCTGGCGAAGACGAAGCCGTCGGTGCTGATCCTGGTGAGCTCGCTCGCCGGCGCCCTGATGGAGAATCCCGGCTTCCGCGCGCTCGACCACTCGGGTGTGAAGCTCGCGGTGGCCGGTGGCATGGCGGTGCGCAGCGCCACCGCCCAGCAGTGGCGCGAGGTCACGGGCGGCGACATGCTCGAGGGCTACGGGCTCACCGAGGCGTCGCCCGTGGTGTCGGTGAACCCGACCTGGGAGACGCCGCGGGTCGGAACGATCGGGCTGCCGCTGCCGTCGACCGACATCGAGATCCGCGACGAGGAGGGCGCCGTCGTGCCGCTCGGCGAACCCGGCGAGCTCTGCGTACGCGGCCCGCAGGTGATGTCGGGCTACTGGAACCAGCCCGAGCCGAGCGCCGCGGTGCTCCGCGACGGCTGGCTGCTCACCGGCGATGTCGCCACCATGGCTCCCGACGGCTTCCTCACCATCGTCGACCGCAAGAAGGACATGGTCGTCGTCTCGGGCTTCAACGTCTACCCGAGCGAGGTTGAGGAGGTGGCGATGCTCCACCCCAAGGTGAAGGATGCGGGGGTCATCGGCGTCGACGACGACCGCTCCGGCGAGACCATCGTGCTCTTCGTCGTGCCGAGCGATCCGTCGCTCACCGAGGGCGAGCTGCGCGCCTACCTGAAGGGCGAGCTGGCCGGCTACAAGCGCCCCACGCGCATCCTCTTCCGCGACGAACTCCCGAAGTCGAACGTCGGCAAGGTGCTGCGCCGCGAGCTCCGCGACCTCCTCGACGACGACACGAAGGACGACGACACGAAGTAG